From Bacteroidota bacterium, the proteins below share one genomic window:
- the mnmD gene encoding tRNA (5-methylaminomethyl-2-thiouridine)(34)-methyltransferase MnmD: MAEHDLEVSPTSDGSFTLRRTDLDEPYHSARGALQESRHVFIDAGLSRLFAERNDSTPVVLLEMGLGTGLNALLTFDFLKRHPGSLQLHYHALETRPLDWPVIDRLNYCRNDLEEYSETFKRLHDAPWGVPVDLDERFKLWKWNASWNDPIELPPADLVYYDAFGPRVQPELWGESAMRRLAERLCTGGSMVTYCAQGAFKRALKAVGLQVIALPGPPGKREMIRAVKIL, encoded by the coding sequence ATGGCAGAGCACGATCTGGAAGTATCACCCACCAGCGACGGCAGTTTCACGCTGCGAAGAACCGACCTTGACGAGCCCTATCATTCGGCCAGAGGCGCGCTGCAGGAATCGCGTCATGTTTTCATCGATGCGGGTTTGTCCCGCTTGTTTGCGGAACGGAACGACTCAACACCTGTCGTATTACTGGAAATGGGGTTGGGTACAGGACTCAACGCCCTGCTGACCTTCGATTTTTTGAAACGACACCCAGGCAGTCTCCAACTGCATTACCATGCGTTGGAGACTCGACCACTCGACTGGCCGGTGATCGATCGATTGAATTATTGCCGCAATGATCTGGAAGAATACTCCGAGACATTCAAACGACTGCACGATGCGCCCTGGGGTGTACCGGTCGATTTGGACGAACGATTCAAGCTTTGGAAATGGAACGCCTCGTGGAATGACCCGATTGAACTTCCTCCGGCTGATCTGGTCTATTACGATGCTTTTGGCCCGCGTGTACAGCCGGAACTATGGGGCGAGTCGGCTATGCGACGATTGGCGGAACGCCTGTGCACGGGTGGTAGCATGGTCACTTACTGCGCACAGGGTGCATTCAAGCGCGCCTTGAAAGCAGTTGGGCTACAGGTTATCGCGCTTCCGGGTCCTCCGGGTAAGCGTGAAATGATACGCGCGGTAAAAATTTTGTAA